The proteins below are encoded in one region of Chelmon rostratus isolate fCheRos1 chromosome 21, fCheRos1.pri, whole genome shotgun sequence:
- the fam53b gene encoding protein FAM53B — MCVAMVIIYKKTLEKKGADDVTSKSTDFGPFQAQTMSQGTALFSCGLMETSRWCEVGHSCAIQQRPVGTSLESLWDVLPEAHRSSAHWDWDVGSTSSTISSLLQDLSLTEAASSPSNAPPSKRQCRSLSCSDELGGCRSTWRPQGSRVWTTVEKRRCHSGGSVQRGGVGSAQLGFPAMQRSSSFSLPARSNTLELPCFTQRLPCPSTFTGLTPSSSMPLASEPPAQPVYLSHEQICLPEPRGPSPPSSPDSTPELERRGGQGGLARSRSQPCVLNDKKIGVKRRRPADSHKQRPSLDLAKMTQKLRNFHSLSCPGITGEDSCESNQALLTLRSTAQRDTDDSSANEHSSEDVQPRTKEGEISRDVSSDPTVEEADWNFTDCGGVTPGSTNGKDNEPLWAGLCSMRKDAYQLGGELDIEQIERN; from the exons ATGTGCGTTGCCATGGTGATCATTTacaagaaaacactggaaaagaaGGGTGCCGACGATGTAACATCCAAAAGTACAGATTTTGGCCCG TTCCAGGCACAGACCATGAGCCAGGGGACTGCACTTTTCTCTTGTGGACTCATGG aGACAAGCCGGTGGTGTGAGGTGGGCCACAGCTGTGCCATACAACAGAGGCCAGTTGGGACCAGCCTGGAGAGCCTGTGGGACGTCCTGCCTGAGGCGCACAGAAGTTCTGCCCACTGGGATTGGGATGTTGGCTCCACTTCGAGCACAATCTCCAGCCTGCTGCAAGACCTCAGCCTGACTGAGGCTGCGTCGTCGCCCTCCAATGCACCCCCCAGCAAGAGGCAGTGCCGGTCCCTGTCCTGCTCAGACGAGCTCGGCGGTTGCCGCTCTACCTGGCGCCCTCAGGGCTCTCGTGTGTGGACGAcggtggagaagaggaggtgcCACAGCGGCGGCAGCGTCCAGCGCGGGGGAGTTGGCAGCGCGCAGCTCGGCTTCCCGGCCATGCAGCGCAGCTCCAGCTTCAGCCTGCCCGCCCGCTCCAACACCCTGGAGCTGCCCTGCTTCACCCAGCGTCTCCCCTGCCCCTCTACCTTCACCGGCCTGACGCCTTCCTCCTCCATGCCCCTGGCCTCCGAGCCCCCTGCGCAGCCCGTCTACCTCTCTCACGAACAGATCTGCCTCCCTGAGCCTCGTGGACCCTCGCCACCCAGCTCCCCTGACTCCACTCCAGAGCTGGAGCGCCGTGGTGGACAGGGGGGTCTTGCCCGTAGCCGCTCACAGCCGTGCGTCCTTAACGACAAGAAGATTGGCGTGAAACGCAGACGACCAGCtgactcacacaaacagaggccTTCTTTGGACCTGGCCAAGATGACCCAG aaacTTCGGAATTTCCACAGCCTCAGCTGCCCTGGGATCACAGGCGAAGACAGCTGTGAGTCAAACCAGGCCCTCCTCACTCTCAGGAGCACGGCTCAGCGCGACACCGACGACTCGTCTGCGAACGAACACAGCTCGGAGGACGTTCAGCCTCGGACCAAAGAGGGCGAGATCAGCAGGGACGTGTCGTCAGACCCCACCGTTGAGGAGGCGGACTGGAACTTCACGGACTGCGGCGGCGTGACGCCGGGGTCGACCAATGGGAAGGACAATGAGCCCCTGTGGGCGGGGCTGTGTAGCATGAGGAAGGACGCGTATCAGCTTGGAGGCGAGCTCGACATTGAGCAGATTGAGAGGAACTGA
- the hpdl gene encoding 4-hydroxyphenylpyruvate dioxygenase-like protein: MAAFLTRLHHVSLHVSNAEKIAHDLVSKFKFNVFATRLSGGSRQLALRKGGSVFIVNERPERSGVRLNEEPVGIVPDRYSLDPNRVSVADHPAGCLYDVSAHYAVDTARNVCFEVEDVESSFRELRRLGCDFLVPPTTVQDERGHVTYSVLKSIVGNVCHTLIDRKKYEGGFLPGFDVVETDCSLEEEDASCPVTHFDHITYACPKKTTHQVMRWYEKLFGFQRFFIESDEDLDEGFVINQGAIRLRLTAMEYWKCSEVGIALPSVDKKEPDCKFVIAESLSEQGSNQIDTFLEKHEGPGIQHIGLYTKNIVSTAHVMAQAGVQFFSPPPAYYTEVGKQQEIEEAGHNPQMLAQHGILLDTDLHQDPSSQTAPRENRRHLLQVFTKPIFAEDTFFLELIERQGATGFGEGNIKTLWRSVQAHMENKQVEKTVRTAQY, translated from the exons ATGGCAGCTTTCTTGACCCGATTACACCATGTTTCTCTCCACGTTTCCAACGCGGAGAAAATCGCGCACGACCTTGTCTCGAAATTCAAGTTTAATGTGTTCGCTACGAGACTGAGCGGCGGATCCCGGCAGCTGGCTCTCAGGAAAGGAGGGTCCGTTTTCATCGTGAACGAGAGACCAGAGCGGAGCGGCGTGAGACTGAACGAAGAGCCAGTGGGCATCGTCCCAGACAGATACTCACTTGATCCGAACCGGGTCAGCGTGGCGGATCATCCCGCGGGGTGTCTTTACGACGTCAGCGCACATTACGCAGTGGACACTGCGCGCAACGTGTGTTTCGAGGTGGAGGATGTGGAAAGCTCATTCAGGGAGCTCCGCCGTCTGGGATGCGATTTCTTGGTGCCTCCCACGACAGTTCAGGACGAGCGCGGTCATGTCACCTACTCGGTGCTTAAATCTATCGTGGGAAATGTGTGCCACACGCTCATTGACAGGAAAAAGTACGAGGGAGGCTTCTTGCCCGGGTTTGATGTCGTCGAGACGGACTGCAGCTTGGAGGAAGAGGACGCGTCTTGTCCAGTCACACATTTTGACCACATAACTTACGCCTGTCCCAAGAAGACAACCCACCAGGTCATGAGGTGGTATGAGAAGCTGTTTGGGTTTCAGAGGTTCTTCATTGAGAG TGATGAGGATTTGGACGAAGGTTTTGTCATAAACCAGGGGGCCATTAGATTACGCCTCACCGCCATGGAGTACTGGAAATGCAGCGAGGTGGGCATCGCTCTCCCCTCTGTGGACAAAAAAGAGCCCGACTGCAAGTTTGTCATTGCAGAGTCACTGTCTGAGCAAG GCAGCAATCAGATTGACACCTTCTTGGAGAAGCACGAGGGGCCGGGGATCCAGCACATCGGGCTGTacacaaaaaacattgtttCTACTGCACATGTGATGGCTCAAGCTGGGGTCCagtttttctcccctcctcctgcctacTACACCGAG gtgggaaagcAGCAGGAGATAGAGGAGGCAGGACACAACCCCCAGATGCTGGCGCAGCATGGCATTCTCCTGGACACAGACCTGCACCAGGATCCCTCATCACAGACGGCacccagagaaaacagaag ACACCTTCTCCAGGTGTTCACCAAGCCCATCTTTGCAGAGGACACCTTCTTCCTCGAGCTGATAGAGCGGCAGGGGGCGACGGGTTTCGGAGAGGGGAACATCAAGACGCTGTGGAGGTCGGTGCAGGCGCACATGGAGAATAAGCAGGTGGAAAAAACTGTGCGAACTGCTCAATATTAG